The Acanthochromis polyacanthus isolate Apoly-LR-REF ecotype Palm Island unplaced genomic scaffold, KAUST_Apoly_ChrSc contig12, whole genome shotgun sequence DNA window AAGAGGAACAGAATTGCAGAATTCTAGTAAATCACTGGCAGCAGGTGTGGTTGTGAAGCAACACATTAAAACTTAACTTCAGCAGTAAAGATAGAATCAGCAGATGAAGAcgtctgacagaaaataaaagaacaaactaaacttaAGGGAGCtctaaaaacagaagcagaaaaagtgaagattgatggataaaaatgaagcagaaaccatgatgaaatataaaaacattaaaataattagtttGAAAAAGACAACATGACATTTATATGACATGATGGATGATTGTAGCCATAATTTAAATACACACATGGTGTTTGGAATTAGACTTGAagagaaaaatattcaaaaaaatgtttttaatgtattttacagaaatatatCATCTTCAGACTGCAGCGTGTTACAGGATGATGTTAGTAACTATTGATTATTTATCCTTTTAACAGCACTGCAGGATGGAAACACTGGATGTGTTGATGTAGAAAATGAACCCTTCAGAAGACTGGAAGGAGAAGACATCACAGTCAGATGTTCATTTGCTTTCTCTGGAGACACAAAGTTCTTCTGTAGGGAAAAAtgtgaagaaggaaacattctcattaaaacaacaaagaacaacGATCAGAGAGGCAGATACAGCATTAGATATGAAAGCAAATCTTTTACATCAGACGATATTCTGCATGTGAGCATCAAACAGCTGAAGAAGTCTGACTCTGGTTGGTACAGATGTGCTTTGGGAAGATCTTTGTTTCCAGATTCATCTGAGGATTTTGAAATTGTTGTCTCAGAAGGTgagtttcttattttctttctgtttctgaagGTATAAAGAAAGTGCTTcagtatttaaattaaatatttagttcTTATTTCCATCAGTTCTGCTGTAAAACATGTAGAAACCTCCAACTGTTCCTCCTGCAGACTCTCTGAATATTCATATATTCTATTTATCTGAGTGTTAATGAACCTGTCAgttcagcttccagcagtatggtcaggattctgattatttcactgtttacagCTTCAACCACTTCACAACCAAAGTCCACTCTTCCAACTTTTCCACCGTCAACATTTCTCCCATCAGTCTCCACGGCAACAACACCAACAGAAGAGAGTTTGAGCTCCACTTCAGGAACATCTAAACCTCCATCAGCCTCCTCTGAAGACACCAGGAAGCAAGACTCATCTTCAGGTACATCATCAGGTCACATATATGAAGTCAGTTTttagtttccaatgactcctagaactctgaattgttctatgatggaatcattgaaacacataaatctttttgacaaaaaagccTTCACGGCAACAACACCAACAGAACAGAGTTTGAGCTCCACTTCAGGAACATCTAAACCTCCATCATCCTCCACTGAATCCTCCGAGCAGCTCGACTCATCTCCACCACGTTCAGGTACGTCTTATAAATAATCCCCCAGATTAATACAGATAAAGTATTTTGATGGGACTTTTTGACAGAACAAATGAAGCTTCTGTAGTTTACATAAgaatatacatataaaataccACCatcactgtggtggtttgtcTCTATGAAGCCATGAGGAGCATTAAagtgtctgaatgacagaatgaacAGATTAATGAAGCAGCCATGTTTCATATCTCATGTCTGAAAATGGTTTTATATGAGTGACTGCTGCAGTAAAAACATGTGATGCAGAGGGATGTTTAAGCCGTTAATCAGGTAAACACGTGTTTAGTCTGCAGATGATCATGTTCCAGAACATATATTTACATCTTCTGTATCTCTGCAGGTTCATGAATGTGGAGCTTGTATGTATAAAACTTGTGGCTCCACATTTACTAAAGTGTCAGAGTAAAACCAACCTGTTCTCCTGTTAACACTCCTGCA harbors:
- the LOC127532761 gene encoding putative protein TPRXL produces the protein MKVFHTFICFLFIALQDGNTGCVDVENEPFRRLEGEDITVRCSFAFSGDTKFFCREKCEEGNILIKTTKNNDQRGRYSIRYESKSFTSDDILHVSIKQLKKSDSGWYRCALGRSLFPDSSEDFEIVVSEVSTATTPTEESLSSTSGTSKPPSASSEDTRKQDSSSAFTATTPTEQSLSSTSGTSKPPSSSTESSEQLDSSPPRSDQQLYMGLILVVKIFILSMPLMIFCKKRRSTKPKGEAAETHTASITSSLITDSHSSPGN